GAGGCGCTTGGGCGCGTCAATGCCAAGTCAATCAATGCTCCTGCCTCGATCCCAGGATTCCGAGCCTCGATCATGGATGGGTATGCCTTAGGGCAATACCATCAACCGACAGTCGGCCAGCAATGGGCTCTGCAAGGTCGATCAGCCCCTGGTTCTCCATTTAATCGGGTCTTAAACGCTGGTGAAGCCATCCGAATCTTGACCGGTGCCCCCCTCCCAGAAGGAGCAGGCTGGGTCTTGCCACAGGAATGCGTGGAGACCAGCCAAACGCAACTGACCTTGGCTGCTGAAGTTTCGGATCAACCCTGGATCCGAGCCGAAGACGAGGAATGCAAAGCCGGGGACCTATTGATCAATCCTGGCCAGCGCTTGACGCCTTCCCAGCTTGGACGTTTAGCAGGTTGCGGCATAGCCACGCTTGAAGTCCATCGCAAACCTCGCATTGGCCTCCTCATCAGCGGGGATGAGCTCGTGCCAGCCGGGCTAGAGCGACGAGCAGGAGCCATATGGGAAAGCAATAGCACCCTGCTTGAGACGATCCTGAACAGCCTCCACCAAGTGGTGCATGCAAAATGCGTGGTTCCCGACCAACCAGAAGCTTTGCGGCGGGCGTTAGCTGAGCTCAGCAACACCTGTGATGTTGTGGTGAGCACAGGGGGGATTTCAGCAGGTGACAGTGACTGGATCCGAACGCTGGTGGACGAATTAGGGCAGGTGAGTTTCTGGAAACTATTTCTGAAACCAGGGCGCCCCTTTGCCTTCGGGCACATCAAAAGCCAGAAAGGATCCGTGCCTTTCTTTGGCCTCCCTGGAAACCCAGTGGCTGCAGCGGTCACCGCCCTGCAACTGCTCTGGCCAGCCTTACAGATCTTGGAGGGTCAACAGGAGCCTGAGTACTTTCCACGCGTCAAAGTCAAACTGGCCAACGCTTTGGCTCGTCGGCCTGGCCGCCCCGAATTAGCCCGCGCTCGCTTGGAGGTCAATGCCAATGGAGAACTAATGGCGCGGGTGAGCGACTCTCAAGCCTCATCCCGCATTGGCTCCCTGGTTCAGAGCGATCTTTTGCTGGAGATTCCCGCACAAACAGGAGGGTTAGAAGCCGGCGAGAGTCTTTGGGCGCAACTCATACGATCCCGCCTCCTCTAAGAAGAAGCTCAAAGTGGCGTATTTCCGCTAACCCACGAGCCCTGTCCGTTCCTCCACTCTTTTTTCCAAAAAGGGGCCTGATGCTTAATCGCTTCAAGCAAAGCCATGCAACAACGTTGCGCAGGGCCACGGCGATCAGCCTCAACAGCCACAAGCACGATGACCTCATGAGGCGATAAGCGTCCAACCCGATGGATCACAAGCGCTCCTGTCGCACCATGCAGCATCAACAACCTTTCCGCATCCTCACGGATCAAGCTTTCGCACAGTCCTGGATAGTGCGTGAGCTCAAGCGCTTCAAGCGAAATCCCATTTTCAGCCACATCTCGAACACGTCCACTGAATGAGGCTGAAGCAGCGGCAGTTGATGACCATTCAGACAACCGAATCCAAGGATCAAAGGGTTGGCTATGAATCTCAACTGTTATTTCCAGTTTTTGCATCAACCCTTCAACCTCCAGTAAAGGGTGGAAGAAAAGCAACTTCATCCCCTATTTGAACAGGGGTAAGCGAATTCACCAACCGCTGATTAATAGAAATCTGAACAGAGGCAGGACGAGGTCCAAGTTTTAATTGATGCCAGATATCATCAGCCGTCACAACATCTTTGTCGGGAAGCAAAATACACTGTTCATCCCAACCAGCCTGATCTCGAAGCGAAGCAAACAACAACACCTGGAGTGTTCTCTCCGAAGATTTCGTCATAGCGAACAACTGCAAGTCCTGATTCGTTCTAGCGTCATCTTGCATTCGCGATTCTGGAGCTGGCCCTCTCAATTGCACTCCTCACCATTTCCGACCGCCGCACCAGGGCGGAAGACACCAGCGGTGACGCACTGGAACAACGCCTCACAGCCGCAGGTCATCAACTCAGTGACCGACGGATCTGCCCTGATGATCGCTATCAGATTCGCTCAGAACTCAGTCAGTGGATTGCCAATCCAACCGTTGATGTAGTGATAACAAGCGGCGGAACAGGCCTGACAGGCCGAGACGGGACCCCAGAAGCAGTCTCCCCATTGCTGGACAAAACCATCGACGGTTTTGGTGAACTCTTTCGCGTTCTTTCCTACGAGAGCATTGGAACGAGCACATTGCAAAGTCGTTGCCTAGCAGGCGTCGCCAATGGAACCATCATCTTTGTTCTTCCCGGTTCGTTAGATGCCGTTCAAACAGCTTGGGACCGATTGATCTCCAGCCAATTGGACGCGAACACGCGTCCCTGCAACCTCGTGCAACTATTGCCGCGATTACGGGAAGCATCTTGGAAAGCCACAGCGAATCCTGATCCGTGAATCCTGATTAGGTGATTGAGACGTTTTGCTGATTTGGGTCGTCGCTGGTGCCAAAGGAGCGGACTTCAAAATGGAATCGGCATCGTGACCGCCGCTGGCTCAGGAGCACAGGCACTCACTTGTTGGTTCACCACATCTCCCACCACCACGATGGAAGGTGAAGCAAATTGTTCTAGTCGAGTGGCCTCTGCCACCTCGCGTAGGGGTGCCTTTAGACAGCGTTGACCCACCACAGTGCCCTGCTGAACCACAGCAACAGGTGTGTCGCCGTCAAGGCCGCCAGCGATTAATTCCTCAGCAATACGCGGGAGATTATGCAAACCCATATAAATCACTAAGCCATCACTTGCGGTCGCCAAAGCACGCCAATTCACTGATGGACGACGTTTATCGATCTCCTCATGACCGGTCACAAAGGTGACCGACGAGCCTGCTCGTCGGTGCGTCACCGGTATTCCGGCATAAGCGGGAGCCGCAATCCCGGCCGTCACGCCAGGCACAACCTCGACTGCAACGCCATGGGAAACCAGATGGGCTGCTTCCTCTCCACCACGGCCAAACAGGAAGGGATCTCCACCTTTTAAGCGCACAACCGTTTTATAGCGCTGACCCAAGGCCACCAACACTGAGTTGGTACTGGGCTGAGGCACGGAATGGTGCCCTCGGCGCTTGCCGACAAAGTGTCGCTCACAGGTCTCGGGAACAAGTTCGAGAACCTCACTTGGAACCAATGAGTCGTAGACGAGGGCATCACAACATTGCAGTAGGCGATGAGCTTTCACGGTGAGCAGATCAGGATCGCCTGGTCCAGCTCCAACGAGATACACAGTGCCCGTCATGGTCGAGTCAGTCACGGCAATAGGGCAAGACAATGAATAAGTCCCTGACGAAGCTGGGGATTTTCAAGGAGGGATGGCAGGCCACCAACCTGACGCAACGCCTCAGACATCCGATTGGGCGCTAACGAAAGAGGTAATGGAACCACGTTGGGATGGTCGATAGCAAACTGGTCCCAGACATCAAACGGCACCACAGGCAAGTCAAAACGAGCCTGAATTGAAGCCAGGAAACGATCAGACAGCCCTGGCCTCAATGGATGATGAACCAAAGCCATAGAAGGATGCTTCGCAGCAACATCCGCAATCCAACACGACATGAGACCCCACCAACAATCCCAAGCGCCAAGAAAAGGAAGCGACTTCACAACAACACCCTCAGCCTTCAAGCGCTCACGAATCAGCGGCACGTCACTGCGTGCATGACTGCCAGGCAGTAGGAGCAGAGGGACAAGCCACTGGCTATCGCACTGCACAGGCGATGGATGCTCTGCAGTCAGCACTTCCAATTCAACTGGGGCCGTTCGGCGCTCAGCCACAGCATCCACAATCTGCTGCAAGCAAGGGGATATCAATCCACCTGAACGTCCATGGATCACAAGACGAAGGGCAGTTCCACCACTCAATTCGCCACGTTTCCGTAACAACGGCCACGGATCTGAAGCCCCTGGAACTGATCTAGTCAGGTGGTTTTCATTCATGCATGCATGACTAACTACCGCAGAAGGCATTCTCGCGCTCCCATGCAGTCCACTGCTCGCAGCAACCGAGCACCAAAGCGATTTAAAAACGATTTTGATCGCGATTTAGCGGCCATGGCAAGGGTTTGGTCCATGATCCGCCATGGTGCCGTTCGCTGGATCGGAGAAATAGGCCGCCAATACTGATTCAATTCTCTGCCGTTAAGGAGGGGTTAATCGAGCCAGAAACCGCAGAACTTCTTTGTAGCAAATCAAACAAAAATGCGAGTCCGTAGACGCTGATTTGGTTCCAACCGATACCGAAAGATCACACCACAGATCGCTATAAACCTTTTCTCAGCACGAACATTTCTGATGTGCTGGAAATCTCGCTAACTGACGAATTCCTGTACCAGGGCATCAGCACTATGAGCATTCAAGTCCCCACAAGACCATTCCTAGAAAACAAGAAGCTCAATAAAATTGAGCAGAATAAAGCAGCAAAGGATGGGTTACTCGTTGGCAACGAGATTGAAGAGTTTGCGAGAGTTGGCTGGGAAGAAGTCGATGAAACCGATCTTCAGCTTCGTCTTAAATGGTATGGAATGTTTTGGCGTCCCAAAACACCAGGCAAGTTCATGCTTCGCTTGCGAGTCCCCAATGGCGTCATTAATCATCAGCAGCTTCGGGTTGTGGCCTCAATCGTGGAGCGCTACGGCGAGAATGGAAGCTGCGACATCACAACACGCCAAAACCTACAACTGCGTGGCGTACTGCTGAATGATTTACCAGATATTCTCAAGCGACTGAAGGACGTTGGACTGAGCTCAATCCAATCAGGCTTTGATAATCCAAGAAATGTAACCGGCAATCCGCTTGCAGGCATTGATCCAAACGAAATCATCGATACACGACCTTTCACCACTGAACTTCAGGACTTTCTGACAAACCATTGTGAAGGAAATCCAGAGTTCTCCAACCTCCCTCGAAAATGGAATACAGCTGTTGCTGGGGCAAAAGACAACTTTCTACTCCACAACGACATCGTCTTTCACCCTGTTGAACGGGATGGTGTTTTGGGTTTCGGCGTATGGATCGGAGGAATTCTCTCATCACAAATGAATGCATATGCCATCCCCCTGAATGCTTGGGTGAAGCAGGATGAAATTTGCAGAATGACCGATTGCGTCATTCGCCTCTGGCGTGACAACGGCGAACGAAACAAGCGCCCCAAAGGCCGCTTCCGCATGTATCTCGACCAGCTCGGTATCGACGCGTTCAGAAGTGAAGTGGAAAGCCTCTTTGGTCCTCTCATAGAGGATCCAGGGTCAGTCTTTAACTCCACACCTCGGTCTCACTACGGAATCCACCCACAGAAAAATGCCGATGAGTTTTTCGCAGGACTGCATGTCAGCGTTGGACGACTCACAGCAACAGATCTGCACGACTTAGCCACTGCAAGTCTTGATTACGGGACTGGTGAAATTCGCCTTACAGAGGACCAGAACGTCATCATCGTGGGGCTTTCATCAGCAAATTTGGATCGTTTCAAAGCAGATCCATTGTTGCAACGCTTCCCACTTGAACCAGGTGCCATCGCCGCTGGCACGGTTTCCTGCACAGGAAACACCTACTGCAGCTTTGGTCTCACCAACACCAAAGACCAAGCCATTGCTGCTGCGAAACAACTCGATGCAGAGC
The Synechococcus sp. CC9311 DNA segment above includes these coding regions:
- a CDS encoding molybdenum cofactor biosynthesis protein MoaE codes for the protein MKLLFFHPLLEVEGLMQKLEITVEIHSQPFDPWIRLSEWSSTAAASASFSGRVRDVAENGISLEALELTHYPGLCESLIREDAERLLMLHGATGALVIHRVGRLSPHEVIVLVAVEADRRGPAQRCCMALLEAIKHQAPFWKKEWRNGQGSWVSGNTPL
- a CDS encoding ferredoxin--nitrite reductase — encoded protein: MSIQVPTRPFLENKKLNKIEQNKAAKDGLLVGNEIEEFARVGWEEVDETDLQLRLKWYGMFWRPKTPGKFMLRLRVPNGVINHQQLRVVASIVERYGENGSCDITTRQNLQLRGVLLNDLPDILKRLKDVGLSSIQSGFDNPRNVTGNPLAGIDPNEIIDTRPFTTELQDFLTNHCEGNPEFSNLPRKWNTAVAGAKDNFLLHNDIVFHPVERDGVLGFGVWIGGILSSQMNAYAIPLNAWVKQDEICRMTDCVIRLWRDNGERNKRPKGRFRMYLDQLGIDAFRSEVESLFGPLIEDPGSVFNSTPRSHYGIHPQKNADEFFAGLHVSVGRLTATDLHDLATASLDYGTGEIRLTEDQNVIIVGLSSANLDRFKADPLLQRFPLEPGAIAAGTVSCTGNTYCSFGLTNTKDQAIAAAKQLDAELELPEELKIHWTGCPNTCGQAFMGAIGLTGTKAKNSKGEMGEGYTLSIGGSQGENPQIGEVQQKAIPAEDIQNVLRQVLIEQFGAKPRA
- the moaB gene encoding molybdenum cofactor biosynthesis protein B; protein product: MALSIALLTISDRRTRAEDTSGDALEQRLTAAGHQLSDRRICPDDRYQIRSELSQWIANPTVDVVITSGGTGLTGRDGTPEAVSPLLDKTIDGFGELFRVLSYESIGTSTLQSRCLAGVANGTIIFVLPGSLDAVQTAWDRLISSQLDANTRPCNLVQLLPRLREASWKATANPDP
- a CDS encoding MoaD/ThiS family protein; translation: MTKSSERTLQVLLFASLRDQAGWDEQCILLPDKDVVTADDIWHQLKLGPRPASVQISINQRLVNSLTPVQIGDEVAFLPPFTGG
- the cobA gene encoding uroporphyrinogen-III C-methyltransferase, producing MTGTVYLVGAGPGDPDLLTVKAHRLLQCCDALVYDSLVPSEVLELVPETCERHFVGKRRGHHSVPQPSTNSVLVALGQRYKTVVRLKGGDPFLFGRGGEEAAHLVSHGVAVEVVPGVTAGIAAPAYAGIPVTHRRAGSSVTFVTGHEEIDKRRPSVNWRALATASDGLVIYMGLHNLPRIAEELIAGGLDGDTPVAVVQQGTVVGQRCLKAPLREVAEATRLEQFASPSIVVVGDVVNQQVSACAPEPAAVTMPIPF
- a CDS encoding DNA mismatch repair protein MutS, with the protein product MNENHLTRSVPGASDPWPLLRKRGELSGGTALRLVIHGRSGGLISPCLQQIVDAVAERRTAPVELEVLTAEHPSPVQCDSQWLVPLLLLPGSHARSDVPLIRERLKAEGVVVKSLPFLGAWDCWWGLMSCWIADVAAKHPSMALVHHPLRPGLSDRFLASIQARFDLPVVPFDVWDQFAIDHPNVVPLPLSLAPNRMSEALRQVGGLPSLLENPQLRQGLIHCLALLP
- a CDS encoding molybdopterin molybdotransferase MoeA, translated to MPGPAEPYGREGLPLSEARHRLLEDISPINALTTVLLQEALGRVNAKSINAPASIPGFRASIMDGYALGQYHQPTVGQQWALQGRSAPGSPFNRVLNAGEAIRILTGAPLPEGAGWVLPQECVETSQTQLTLAAEVSDQPWIRAEDEECKAGDLLINPGQRLTPSQLGRLAGCGIATLEVHRKPRIGLLISGDELVPAGLERRAGAIWESNSTLLETILNSLHQVVHAKCVVPDQPEALRRALAELSNTCDVVVSTGGISAGDSDWIRTLVDELGQVSFWKLFLKPGRPFAFGHIKSQKGSVPFFGLPGNPVAAAVTALQLLWPALQILEGQQEPEYFPRVKVKLANALARRPGRPELARARLEVNANGELMARVSDSQASSRIGSLVQSDLLLEIPAQTGGLEAGESLWAQLIRSRLL